A genomic region of Homalodisca vitripennis isolate AUS2020 chromosome 5, UT_GWSS_2.1, whole genome shotgun sequence contains the following coding sequences:
- the LOC124363834 gene encoding uncharacterized protein LOC124363834: MKLLLASVLLLSLVIHEGVCQRCAFHKKCINCSTLQTCRNFMNTHIIQNVTCSYSAPYCDPSGLTCVRTPTMSCTTTTAKTTTAAAPAPAVESEETGQVVQ; encoded by the exons atgaaattattacttGCATCAGTTCTACTTTTATCTCTT GTGATTCACGAAGGAGTCTGTCAAAGATGCGCATTTCACAAGAAGTGTATCAACTGCAGTACTCTACAGACCTGTAGAAACTTCATGAATACTCACATCATACAAAATGTGACATGCTCTTATTCTGCTCCATATTGCGATCCATCAGGACTTACATGTGTAAGAACTCCCACAATGTCATGTACGACAACAACAGCAAAAACAACAACAGCAGCGGCACCAGCACCGGCAGTGGAATCCGAAGAGACAGGCCAGGTCGTCCAATGA